The proteins below come from a single Holdemania massiliensis genomic window:
- a CDS encoding PTS system mannose/fructose/N-acetylgalactosamine-transporter subunit IIB, whose translation MKITMARIDNRLLHGIVIAQYLPQADCQRIMVIDDEVANNPKKKEMMMFAKPDGYAASIIPLAKALENFKNNKYEGQRIFILAKTPQVFAALLEIGVPIPELIIGATDRLNEGIKLSNRAYISEEEADVCRHIQQMGTRIIVQHAPSVTPVELSKIIH comes from the coding sequence ATGAAAATTACAATGGCCCGCATCGACAATCGTCTTCTGCACGGCATCGTGATCGCCCAGTATCTGCCGCAGGCTGACTGCCAGCGCATCATGGTCATCGACGATGAAGTCGCCAACAATCCAAAGAAAAAAGAAATGATGATGTTTGCCAAACCCGACGGATATGCTGCCAGCATCATTCCGCTGGCGAAAGCTCTGGAAAATTTCAAAAACAACAAATATGAAGGTCAGCGGATCTTCATTCTGGCGAAGACGCCTCAGGTTTTCGCGGCGCTTTTGGAAATCGGTGTCCCGATTCCGGAGCTGATCATCGGCGCGACCGACCGTCTTAACGAAGGCATCAAGCTCAGCAACCGTGCCTATATCAGTGAAGAAGAAGCGGATGTCTGCCGCCATATTCAGCAGATGGGCACGCGCATCATCGTTCAGCATGCACCATCGGTGACGCCGGTGGAGTTGTCTAAGATTATTCATTAA
- a CDS encoding PTS mannose/fructose/sorbose/N-acetylgalactosamine transporter subunit IIC: MFGLTILQLILILIITEIIALDSGGPQTQLISKPVVAGTLIGAILGDMTQGMFIGATLQLMSMGVVGLGGASVPNYLITTIITTIVAIQSGQGYEIGLAIGLPVGMLYVNLDILHKILNGYVMRWSQKLVNEKKFSQSLNVLYLHLVLMSLKFLLPVLIVLLAGQTVTEAIVSAMPAWLFNGMTVAGKILPVTGMAMLLNYMPVKKNFLYLCIGFVMYAYMGVGTLGVAIIGFGLAFKYYYDRTQNAPAVAAAGGLEDE; the protein is encoded by the coding sequence ATGTTTGGTTTAACAATTCTGCAGTTAATCCTCATTCTTATCATTACTGAAATCATCGCTCTGGACAGCGGCGGTCCGCAGACCCAGCTGATTTCCAAACCAGTTGTTGCCGGGACGCTGATCGGCGCCATTCTCGGCGATATGACCCAAGGCATGTTCATCGGCGCCACGCTGCAGCTGATGTCGATGGGCGTCGTCGGTTTAGGCGGAGCGAGTGTTCCAAACTATCTGATCACAACGATCATCACAACCATCGTGGCAATCCAGTCCGGCCAAGGCTATGAAATCGGCCTGGCGATCGGATTGCCGGTAGGCATGCTGTATGTCAACCTGGATATCCTGCACAAAATTCTCAACGGCTATGTCATGCGCTGGTCACAGAAACTGGTCAACGAGAAGAAATTCAGTCAGAGCTTAAACGTTCTGTATCTGCATCTGGTGCTGATGTCATTAAAGTTTTTGCTGCCGGTTTTGATCGTACTGTTAGCAGGTCAAACCGTTACCGAAGCGATTGTCAGCGCAATGCCAGCCTGGCTGTTTAACGGAATGACCGTCGCCGGCAAGATCCTGCCAGTTACTGGTATGGCGATGCTGCTCAACTACATGCCGGTAAAGAAGAATTTCCTGTATCTGTGCATCGGCTTTGTGATGTATGCCTATATGGGTGTCGGAACCTTAGGTGTTGCGATCATTGGTTTCGGCCTGGCGTTTAAGTATTACTATGATCGAACTCAGAATGCACCGGCAGTAGCTGCGGCAGGAGGATTGGAAGATGAATAA
- a CDS encoding PTS system mannose/fructose/sorbose family transporter subunit IID encodes MNKILTKKDVNKAGFRWMVMPMSSFCYEVQFGQAVVYALAPALRKLYPDDDDYVAAINNHFKYFNTQPYMCQIVLGAALGMEEQLGRAGAETIQDFKTGVMGPLAGIGDTLFWVVIPTIWASIASPMALEGNATGIILWTLFAVALTLFRLKFFEWGYTLGTRLITELKSTLQVLTDACSILGLTVVGALIPSVISVKVPMIINFATGTSLSIQEQFDKIMPCMIPVLLTFICYKLLGKKKVSMTTLVFAVLIVSIAGSALGILG; translated from the coding sequence ATGAATAAAATATTAACTAAAAAAGATGTCAACAAGGCCGGCTTCCGCTGGATGGTTATGCCGATGTCCTCATTCTGTTATGAAGTCCAGTTCGGACAGGCCGTCGTCTATGCCTTGGCACCAGCGCTGCGCAAATTGTATCCGGATGATGACGATTATGTGGCGGCGATCAATAACCACTTCAAATATTTTAATACCCAGCCTTATATGTGCCAGATCGTACTCGGCGCGGCCTTGGGCATGGAAGAACAGCTCGGACGGGCTGGTGCGGAAACGATTCAGGATTTCAAAACCGGAGTGATGGGACCGCTGGCCGGGATCGGTGATACGCTGTTCTGGGTTGTAATCCCGACAATATGGGCATCCATTGCTTCACCGATGGCCTTGGAAGGCAATGCGACCGGAATCATTTTATGGACGCTGTTTGCGGTAGCCCTGACGCTGTTCCGTCTGAAATTCTTCGAGTGGGGCTATACTTTAGGCACGCGTTTGATCACGGAACTGAAATCAACGCTGCAGGTTCTGACTGACGCTTGTTCCATCCTGGGCTTAACTGTTGTCGGTGCTTTGATTCCTTCGGTTATTTCTGTCAAGGTTCCGATGATCATCAATTTTGCGACCGGCACCTCACTTTCCATTCAGGAACAGTTTGACAAGATTATGCCGTGCATGATCCCCGTGCTGCTGACCTTTATCTGCTATAAACTGTTGGGCAAGAAAAAAGTCAGCATGACGACACTGGTCTTTGCGGTCTTGATCGTCAGCATCGCAGGTTCTGCTTTGGGTATTTTAGGCTGA
- a CDS encoding PTS sugar transporter subunit IIA, translating into MNKQIILCSHGRLCEGMLDTLRIFSLDQAMPIRAIPFYTEGVDSEAQLSQLADSITADQQVLIFTDIAYGSVHQQVMLQFGDWDNVTVITGMNLPLVLELAATGQAWTTALIDAKIKAAQKAILCADSLSFTMSEEDE; encoded by the coding sequence ATGAACAAACAAATTATTTTATGCAGTCATGGGCGGCTGTGCGAGGGGATGCTGGATACACTTAGGATCTTTTCCCTCGATCAGGCGATGCCGATCAGAGCGATTCCATTCTATACTGAAGGTGTGGACAGCGAAGCACAATTATCCCAGCTTGCTGACTCAATCACCGCAGATCAACAAGTGCTGATCTTTACAGATATCGCTTACGGCAGCGTCCATCAGCAGGTCATGCTTCAATTCGGGGATTGGGATAACGTGACCGTCATTACCGGAATGAATCTGCCGCTGGTACTCGAATTAGCAGCGACGGGGCAAGCGTGGACGACAGCGCTGATTGATGCAAAAATCAAAGCTGCCCAAAAAGCCATCCTTTGTGCGGATTCCCTTTCGTTCACCATGTCTGAAGAGGATGAATAG
- a CDS encoding DeoR/GlpR family DNA-binding transcription regulator, producing MKDKRWSRILELCEKQNIVTVEELVQALHVSEATIRRDLCYMEDNGLIARFHGGARMIDAQRTEKSMNMKSLLNVKEKEKISRYGASLIQDGQIVFLDAGTTTYNLIDYIKAKEITVVTTGIPHLTKLSQRNIKTFVLSGFIKPNTVAVTGKETVSQISNMNFDIALLGTNGVHPAAGFTTPEEYEGEAKSMVIQRAKKTYILADKSKFNKLCFVHFADLDEVTVIVDEKIEDFDYRLLDCIVAS from the coding sequence ATGAAGGACAAACGCTGGAGCCGCATTTTAGAACTGTGTGAAAAACAGAACATTGTGACGGTAGAGGAATTGGTTCAGGCTCTTCATGTATCGGAAGCGACCATTCGCCGGGATCTTTGTTATATGGAGGATAATGGGCTGATCGCCCGATTTCACGGTGGGGCGCGGATGATCGATGCCCAGCGCACGGAGAAATCCATGAATATGAAATCCTTATTGAATGTCAAAGAGAAAGAGAAAATTTCACGCTATGGGGCTTCTTTGATTCAGGATGGACAGATTGTTTTTCTGGACGCCGGAACAACCACATACAATCTGATCGATTACATCAAAGCGAAGGAGATTACGGTCGTGACGACAGGAATTCCGCACTTGACGAAGCTGTCGCAGCGCAACATCAAGACATTCGTTTTAAGTGGCTTTATCAAGCCGAATACCGTTGCGGTTACAGGCAAGGAAACGGTGAGTCAGATCAGCAATATGAACTTTGATATCGCTTTACTGGGGACCAACGGTGTGCATCCGGCAGCAGGGTTTACAACTCCGGAAGAATATGAAGGGGAAGCCAAGTCAATGGTGATTCAGCGGGCAAAAAAGACATATATTCTTGCAGATAAAAGCAAATTCAATAAGCTGTGTTTTGTCCACTTTGCGGATTTGGATGAAGTTACGGTCATTGTGGATGAAAAAATTGAGGATTTTGATTATCGTCTTCTCGACTGCATTGTAGCGTCCTGA
- a CDS encoding BclA C-terminal domain-containing protein, translated as MNDERRHACQPIDWQEEEDTCSCCPPRPKPCCTGATGPTGPQGPRGCQGEPGPTGPRGCPGMPGPQGPRGCRGEQGPTGPRGCRGYEGPQGEIGPTGPQGATGARGPIGPRGYPGPQGSSGPTGSRGPTGAQGPIGPQGPQGIPGDIGLTGPTGPTGVQGLQGNTGATGPQGIQGPTGATGPTGPTGIQGVTGATGPTGSTGATGATGPTGAIGATGPAGATGATGATGPTGPTGPTGPTGPTGPTGPTGPIGPTGSTGATGEIGPTGIQGLEGPTGPTGATGLEGPTGPTGPTGGAGGGLISYGGRYNTAAQTLNLAANAPLMLPLPDLMPAENVTFNMPDSLTIEESGVYEINYMFNASSSLGAAVTLSVRNNGAIIPSTEETHILAIGVESIYSGSVLEALSAGDMLTIEVESTLELTLTLSSGVTATLSVKKLDTLPTASS; from the coding sequence ATGAACGATGAAAGACGGCATGCCTGTCAGCCGATTGACTGGCAGGAGGAAGAAGATACTTGTTCTTGTTGTCCGCCGCGACCGAAACCTTGCTGTACCGGTGCCACCGGCCCAACGGGTCCTCAAGGCCCGCGGGGATGTCAGGGGGAACCAGGCCCGACTGGACCAAGAGGATGTCCAGGCATGCCTGGACCGCAGGGTCCGCGCGGCTGTCGAGGAGAACAAGGTCCAACCGGCCCTCGCGGCTGCCGTGGTTATGAGGGTCCTCAAGGCGAGATCGGTCCAACAGGACCACAAGGGGCAACCGGTGCGCGGGGTCCCATCGGTCCGCGCGGATATCCTGGACCGCAGGGAAGTTCAGGTCCGACGGGTTCACGTGGCCCAACCGGAGCTCAGGGGCCTATCGGTCCGCAGGGACCCCAGGGTATACCAGGTGATATTGGCTTAACGGGTCCGACCGGTCCGACTGGAGTTCAAGGTCTGCAGGGAAATACCGGAGCCACCGGCCCGCAGGGAATTCAAGGACCAACTGGAGCGACCGGCCCAACCGGTCCGACTGGCATTCAGGGAGTAACGGGTGCCACCGGTCCAACAGGTTCAACTGGAGCAACTGGAGCAACGGGCCCAACGGGAGCAATCGGTGCAACCGGTCCTGCCGGAGCTACAGGGGCTACCGGAGCAACAGGACCTACAGGTCCCACAGGTCCCACAGGTCCCACAGGTCCCACAGGTCCCACAGGTCCGACAGGTCCAATAGGTCCAACCGGATCAACCGGGGCCACCGGAGAAATCGGTCCGACTGGCATTCAGGGGTTGGAAGGCCCAACCGGTCCGACCGGAGCCACAGGTTTGGAAGGTCCAACCGGCCCGACAGGTCCGACCGGCGGTGCAGGGGGCGGATTGATAAGCTACGGCGGACGCTACAACACGGCAGCGCAAACACTGAATCTGGCTGCCAATGCACCACTTATGCTGCCGTTGCCGGATCTGATGCCGGCAGAAAATGTTACGTTCAACATGCCGGACAGTCTGACCATTGAAGAATCAGGGGTTTACGAAATTAACTATATGTTTAACGCTTCCTCCTCCTTGGGAGCGGCGGTTACCCTGTCGGTCAGAAATAACGGAGCGATAATCCCAAGTACTGAAGAAACGCATATTTTGGCAATTGGCGTTGAATCTATCTATTCAGGAAGCGTATTGGAAGCTTTGTCAGCAGGGGATATGTTAACGATTGAAGTCGAATCTACTCTGGAACTGACTTTGACGCTGAGCAGCGGAGTGACCGCAACGCTGAGTGTCAAAAAACTGGATACGCTACCAACCGCTTCATCCTGA
- a CDS encoding collagen-like protein, whose amino-acid sequence MKNQDYALSLDWSESETEDEKACCRCPGPTGPRGPRGCPGPAGPRGPRGCKGPQGIPGQTGATGPTGLAGIPGAMGVTGPTGATGPIGPTGQQGPTGPQGPQGIPGPTGSTGPTGAAGEPGVQGAQGLQGIPGPTGPTGATGEIGPRGMQGLEGPTGPTGQQGPTGPQGPQGIPGPTGSTGPTGAAGEPGPQGPQGLQGIPGPTGPTGAQGIAGVTGPTGPSGPEGIVPEDIFASFINFAAVFQEAQLIPMGIQTADSTGNIVLNNSTRIALKPGFYWIAYEVSCLVKGANFIQVTPFYNGAAHIEYGIYYMTSSESRSSAFGAVSMILEVPSETMFSLTFNSSGEVTECTLTLAILKLRRTLTGEQR is encoded by the coding sequence ATGAAGAATCAGGATTATGCTTTATCCTTGGATTGGTCTGAATCGGAAACCGAGGATGAAAAGGCTTGCTGCCGATGTCCAGGCCCTACAGGACCCCGCGGACCTCGAGGATGTCCCGGACCTGCCGGACCACGGGGACCACGCGGCTGTAAAGGCCCTCAGGGTATACCGGGACAAACTGGAGCCACGGGTCCAACTGGCCTAGCGGGCATTCCGGGTGCAATGGGTGTCACAGGACCTACGGGAGCAACCGGTCCCATCGGCCCAACCGGACAACAAGGTCCGACAGGACCCCAAGGACCTCAGGGTATTCCAGGCCCAACGGGATCTACTGGGCCAACGGGCGCAGCAGGAGAGCCAGGAGTCCAGGGGGCACAAGGACTGCAGGGGATTCCAGGTCCCACTGGCCCAACGGGTGCAACCGGAGAAATTGGTCCTCGCGGTATGCAGGGCTTAGAAGGCCCAACGGGGCCAACCGGACAACAAGGTCCGACAGGACCCCAAGGACCTCAAGGTATTCCAGGTCCAACGGGATCTACTGGGCCAACGGGTGCAGCAGGAGAGCCAGGACCTCAGGGACCCCAGGGACTGCAGGGAATTCCTGGTCCCACCGGTCCAACGGGTGCCCAAGGAATTGCCGGAGTGACTGGACCTACCGGCCCAAGCGGACCGGAAGGGATCGTACCTGAAGATATTTTTGCTTCTTTTATTAACTTTGCGGCAGTATTTCAAGAAGCGCAATTAATTCCAATGGGAATTCAGACAGCGGATTCTACTGGAAATATCGTATTGAATAATTCGACAAGGATTGCATTAAAGCCGGGCTTTTACTGGATTGCCTATGAGGTATCCTGTTTAGTCAAAGGCGCCAATTTTATTCAGGTTACACCCTTTTACAATGGGGCAGCCCATATAGAATATGGAATTTATTATATGACGTCTTCTGAATCCCGATCCAGTGCTTTTGGTGCCGTATCGATGATTCTTGAAGTTCCTTCCGAAACGATGTTTTCTCTTACGTTCAATTCCAGCGGTGAAGTCACCGAATGTACGCTGACGTTGGCGATCCTGAAACTGCGCAGGACTTTAACCGGAGAGCAGCGATGA
- a CDS encoding glycosyltransferase family 2 protein, which translates to MYADVGDPETAQDFNRRAAMITISLCMIVKNEEDVLDRCLSSVEKAVEEIIIVDTGSVDSTRSIAAQHHAKLVDFPWTNDFAAARNFSFDQATQDFILWLDADDVVPPDQLEKLLALKQTLDDHCDMVIMQYRTGFDSEGRPTFCFPRERLIRRAAHLRWQGAVHETIPFSSRRRISDIAIEHHKLHCADPQRNLRILEKLKSKGSLDCRQRYYYARELTDHQSYEAALKEYEIFLNDPAGWKENKIDACLGMARCWQALKEREKVFSSLIQAFRYAPARGEICCELGHYFYLEKNWECAVFWYRLATTIPVPLNQGGFVNLDCYGYIPWIGLCCCYDQMRQWDQAWQANEKAGNLKPQDPSYLHNRAYLKSKLDLKN; encoded by the coding sequence ATGTACGCTGACGTTGGCGATCCTGAAACTGCGCAGGACTTTAACCGGAGAGCAGCGATGATCACGATCAGTTTGTGTATGATTGTTAAAAATGAAGAGGATGTTTTAGATCGTTGCTTGAGCAGTGTTGAAAAAGCCGTTGAGGAAATCATCATTGTGGATACAGGATCGGTGGACAGTACTCGGTCAATTGCCGCTCAGCATCATGCCAAGCTTGTTGATTTTCCATGGACAAATGATTTTGCCGCAGCTCGGAATTTCTCATTTGATCAAGCAACTCAGGATTTTATTCTCTGGTTAGATGCTGATGATGTTGTGCCGCCGGATCAGTTGGAGAAATTGCTGGCTCTAAAGCAAACCTTGGATGACCACTGTGATATGGTGATTATGCAGTATCGCACGGGCTTTGACAGCGAGGGGCGTCCGACGTTCTGCTTTCCGCGGGAACGTCTAATTCGCCGGGCGGCGCATCTGCGTTGGCAGGGAGCGGTGCATGAAACAATTCCGTTCTCCTCACGACGGAGAATCAGCGACATCGCGATAGAACACCATAAGCTGCACTGCGCAGATCCACAGCGAAATCTGCGGATTTTGGAGAAATTGAAAAGCAAGGGTTCCCTGGATTGTCGGCAACGGTATTATTACGCTCGGGAATTGACCGATCATCAATCCTATGAAGCTGCATTGAAGGAATATGAAATCTTTCTGAATGATCCGGCAGGCTGGAAAGAAAACAAAATTGATGCCTGTCTGGGGATGGCGCGATGCTGGCAGGCGCTGAAGGAAAGGGAAAAAGTATTTTCCAGTTTAATTCAGGCGTTTCGTTATGCTCCTGCACGGGGAGAAATCTGCTGCGAACTGGGGCATTATTTCTATCTCGAAAAGAATTGGGAGTGCGCAGTTTTTTGGTATCGTCTGGCTACAACAATACCGGTTCCACTAAACCAGGGAGGATTTGTCAACCTGGATTGTTATGGATATATCCCTTGGATTGGGCTGTGCTGCTGCTATGATCAGATGCGGCAGTGGGATCAAGCCTGGCAGGCCAACGAGAAGGCTGGAAATTTAAAGCCGCAGGATCCTTCTTATCTGCATAATCGCGCTTATCTGAAAAGTAAACTGGATCTGAAAAACTGA
- a CDS encoding helix-turn-helix transcriptional regulator translates to MQMNRCFEIVYLLLERKKLTAQELADRFEVSVRTIYRDIDFLSQAGIPIYARRGKDGGIELWDTFVLNKTVFSKAEKQELTALLEGMRSTGIPEETQVLQKVSALLGESQQSWIEADFSLWSKTADQPDLFSLLRHAILNHKKIQFHYHGLNREATHRIVEPLRLVFKAQAWYVYGWCTWRKEERFFKIVRMREVEELDESFEPRSLPETIITPLAERDERVTITLKVQPQGIARLMDDFQQIELKSGPTMTTVQFTCPAGDWLLSYLLSMADCTEVLAPESLREEMRSYINALARQYNEEVSDPKKA, encoded by the coding sequence ATGCAGATGAATCGATGCTTTGAAATTGTCTATTTGCTTTTGGAACGTAAGAAACTGACAGCTCAGGAGCTGGCAGACCGCTTTGAAGTCTCAGTGCGGACAATTTATCGCGATATTGATTTTCTGTCGCAGGCCGGCATTCCCATTTATGCCCGGCGAGGAAAAGATGGGGGAATCGAACTTTGGGATACCTTCGTCTTGAATAAGACTGTTTTTTCAAAAGCGGAGAAGCAGGAACTGACAGCCTTATTGGAAGGCATGCGGTCCACCGGTATACCGGAAGAAACCCAAGTCCTGCAGAAAGTATCAGCTTTGTTGGGTGAATCGCAGCAGTCTTGGATAGAAGCGGATTTTTCGCTGTGGTCCAAGACAGCGGATCAGCCGGATTTGTTCAGTCTTCTCCGTCATGCCATCTTAAACCATAAGAAAATTCAGTTTCATTATCATGGACTCAATCGGGAGGCGACTCACCGTATTGTAGAGCCGCTGCGCTTGGTGTTTAAAGCTCAGGCCTGGTATGTCTACGGCTGGTGCACATGGCGGAAGGAAGAACGGTTTTTTAAGATTGTGCGCATGCGTGAGGTCGAAGAGCTGGATGAGAGCTTTGAGCCGCGAAGTCTGCCGGAAACGATTATCACGCCGCTGGCGGAAAGGGATGAGCGCGTAACCATTACTTTGAAAGTTCAGCCTCAGGGAATAGCTCGGCTCATGGACGATTTCCAGCAAATTGAACTGAAATCCGGACCAACGATGACAACCGTGCAGTTTACCTGTCCTGCGGGTGACTGGCTGTTAAGCTATTTGTTGTCTATGGCAGATTGTACGGAGGTTCTGGCGCCGGAAAGCCTGCGGGAAGAAATGCGCAGCTACATCAATGCGCTGGCCCGGCAGTACAATGAGGAAGTCTCTGATCCGAAAAAGGCTTAA
- a CDS encoding SPL family radical SAM protein produces the protein MKSVPEISAKTLLAPMKNGQWWFGGDYNMNLYRGCCHGCIYCDSRSECYGNDQFDTVMVKKDALILLEKELKSKRRTGVVMNGAMTDPYNPFEKQLEVTRGALALFDRYGFGVGFATKGVLAVRDLDLLTQIHQHSPVLCKFTITAAEDELAKQIEPHAPSSSQRFEAMAKLSQAGLFTGVLLMPVLPFITDNRKNIHQILLQAKAAGAQFVYCSYGMTLRDRQRDYYYQCLDVQYPGLKEKYMRRYGSRYSCACRNPYELKAMIETECRQLGMLTQMKAIIEAYRFSRAPQQISLF, from the coding sequence ATGAAGAGTGTGCCTGAGATCAGCGCAAAGACGTTGTTAGCCCCGATGAAAAACGGCCAGTGGTGGTTCGGCGGCGATTACAACATGAATTTATACCGTGGCTGCTGCCACGGCTGTATTTACTGTGATTCCCGCAGCGAATGTTACGGCAATGACCAATTTGATACGGTCATGGTAAAAAAAGACGCGCTGATCCTGCTGGAAAAAGAACTGAAAAGCAAACGCCGCACGGGTGTTGTGATGAATGGGGCGATGACCGATCCCTATAATCCTTTTGAGAAACAACTGGAGGTGACGCGCGGAGCTTTGGCTTTATTCGATCGCTATGGTTTCGGTGTGGGGTTTGCGACCAAAGGCGTATTGGCCGTTCGGGATCTTGATCTGTTAACGCAAATTCATCAGCATTCACCGGTGCTGTGCAAGTTTACGATCACTGCTGCCGAGGATGAATTGGCAAAGCAAATTGAACCCCACGCCCCATCTAGTTCACAGCGCTTTGAAGCGATGGCCAAACTGTCCCAGGCCGGTTTGTTTACCGGGGTTCTGCTGATGCCGGTGCTGCCGTTCATCACGGATAATCGAAAAAATATTCATCAGATTTTGCTTCAGGCCAAGGCGGCCGGCGCGCAGTTTGTTTACTGCAGCTATGGAATGACGCTGCGTGATCGCCAGCGGGATTATTATTACCAATGCTTAGACGTGCAGTATCCGGGGCTCAAAGAAAAGTATATGCGCCGTTATGGCAGCCGTTACAGCTGCGCCTGCCGCAATCCATATGAGCTGAAAGCCATGATTGAAACCGAATGCCGTCAGTTGGGGATGCTGACCCAGATGAAAGCAATTATCGAAGCCTATCGTTTCAGCCGGGCTCCGCAGCAGATTTCCCTTTTTTAA